Proteins from a single region of Nodularia sp. LEGE 06071:
- the hepT gene encoding type VII toxin-antitoxin system HepT family RNase toxin: MKNIDTVIITTRLEFIVRYLENLKRFEAISWDDYVNSFDTQLIIERLLQLMTQAAIDINDHILSKLNPGKSPTNFKAFIELGKYAVISTELAAQLAPSAGLRNRLVHEYDDIDPKEVFKSISFALRQYPLYVREINTYLISLDVDND; this comes from the coding sequence ATGAAAAATATAGATACTGTAATTATTACAACTCGATTAGAGTTTATTGTTCGTTATCTTGAGAATTTGAAAAGATTCGAGGCGATTAGTTGGGATGATTATGTAAATAGCTTTGATACTCAACTAATTATTGAAAGACTTCTACAATTAATGACTCAAGCGGCGATAGATATCAATGACCATATATTGTCAAAGCTAAATCCTGGAAAATCGCCAACTAACTTTAAGGCTTTTATTGAACTTGGTAAATATGCTGTCATTTCAACTGAATTAGCAGCACAATTAGCACCATCAGCAGGATTAAGGAATCGGCTAGTTCATGAATATGACGATATAGATCCAAAAGAAGTTTTTAAATCAATTAGTTTCGCATTAAGACAATATCCGCTTTACGTGCGAGAAATAAATACTTATTTAATTTCATTGGATGTAGATAATGATTAA
- the mntA gene encoding type VII toxin-antitoxin system MntA family adenylyltransferase antitoxin, translating into MQSHKPTIAELQDLALQLPEKIPYLKMLVLFGSRATGNTHVNSDWDFAVFCDEEQRQAEIKDNIGRLFELPMLIGEVLNINADHIDIVELNHCSELIAHFVARDGQVLYENEVKGFEKFKQKVLLSNSDIKKIEHTKRKNIEQFLARWGV; encoded by the coding sequence ATGCAAAGTCATAAACCCACAATTGCAGAACTTCAAGACTTAGCCTTACAACTTCCTGAGAAAATACCTTATTTAAAAATGCTAGTCCTGTTTGGTTCTAGAGCTACTGGTAACACACACGTAAATAGTGACTGGGATTTTGCTGTTTTCTGTGATGAAGAACAGCGTCAGGCTGAAATCAAAGATAATATCGGGCGGTTATTTGAATTACCTATGCTGATTGGCGAGGTATTAAACATCAATGCTGATCATATTGATATTGTAGAACTTAATCATTGCTCTGAATTAATAGCACATTTTGTTGCTCGTGATGGTCAAGTTTTGTATGAGAATGAGGTGAAAGGATTTGAGAAATTTAAACAAAAAGTATTACTGAGTAATTCAGACATAAAAAAAATTGAACATACCAAACGCAAAAATATTGAACAGTTTCTAGCAAGATGGGGTGTATGA